The genomic interval AAGCATCAGCCGCAGCCTGCAGTCCATAAAAAGAAAGATCCGTAATGGCCGGATGACCGCCGTGATGTTCAGTAACCTCCACACTCACCGTATCTGGCGCCAGTGATTCAACATGTTTTTTAAACAGCTTGGCAATTTTCTTAGGGTCCTGGTCAGGCACCAATCGCATACTCACTTTTGCACCCGCCTTGGCCGGCAGCACCGTCTTAGCACCTTCTCCCTGGTAGCCGCTCCACATGCCATTTACATCCAAGGTGGGACGCGCCGAAGTGCGCTCCAGTGTATTATATCCTTTTTCACCTTTCAAGGCCGCAAGACCCAGCTTTTCTTTGTATTCTTCTTCATCAAACGGCAGCTGGCGATAGGTTTCGCGATCATCTTCAGAAAGCTCAATCACATCATCATAAAAACCATCAATCTGGATAACGCCGTCTTCATCTTTAAGCTGAGAAATAATATCAGAAAGTACATTAGCAGGATTATCAACCGCACCACCGTAAACACCGGAGTGCAAATCACGATTGGGGCCCTGGATTTCCACCTCCATGTAAGCCAACCCGCGCAATCCATAGGTGATAGAGGGTGTATCTTCGGCAAACATGGCGGTATCAGAAATCAGTACCATGTCGCATTCCAGTAGATCTTTATGTTCTTCGATAAAAGGCACCAAATGAGGGGAACCAATTTCTTCTTCACCCTCAAAGATAAATTTAATATTGACTGGGAAATCAGTATCCGACCTCAGGTACGACTCCAGCGCTTTTACATGAGTAAAAGACTGGCCTTTATCATCACTGGCACCTCGGGCATAAATATCTCCTTCGCGCATCGTGGGCTCAAAGGGCGGGGTCTCCCAGAGATCCATGGGATCGGGCGGCTGCACGTCATAGTGACCGTAAACCAATACCGTGGGTTTAGACTCATCAGTAATCAGTTCTCCATAGGCAATAGGATTACCGTCAGTCTCAAAAAGCTCGGTACGGTCCAAATCAAGCGACGATAATTTATCAAGGATATAATTGGCTGCATCTTTGACATCATTTTTATAATCAGAATCGGTACTGATGCTGGGAATGCGCAGAAAATCAAAAAGTTCTGCTTTAAAGCGTTCTTTATTCGAATCTATATAATCAGAAACGTTAGACATAGTAAGTTTTTATATTATCATTGCATATTTCGTATTGCGTATAACGAATGATACGCATTACGAATTATGCATAGCTGATGTCAAAGTGTACGAATATCACTGCTTTGAATCCATCCATACAGGCCGTTACTCATTCGCACATACGACCATTGGTTGACCTTTCGACTACGATGGTGATCCACAGTAAAAGTATAGCCCTCAAAAGATTGACTGATCAACGAAGCATCTTGCTGTGGATTTTCAAGCACTGGCGCCTGTTCGGTGACCATCACCGCTTTACTATATCTATTGTCTACATAATCAGTGTAAAAACTACAGCTGATCAAGAGCAGCGAAACGACC from Fodinibius salinus carries:
- a CDS encoding dipeptidase, with the protein product MSNVSDYIDSNKERFKAELFDFLRIPSISTDSDYKNDVKDAANYILDKLSSLDLDRTELFETDGNPIAYGELITDESKPTVLVYGHYDVQPPDPMDLWETPPFEPTMREGDIYARGASDDKGQSFTHVKALESYLRSDTDFPVNIKFIFEGEEEIGSPHLVPFIEEHKDLLECDMVLISDTAMFAEDTPSITYGLRGLAYMEVEIQGPNRDLHSGVYGGAVDNPANVLSDIISQLKDEDGVIQIDGFYDDVIELSEDDRETYRQLPFDEEEYKEKLGLAALKGEKGYNTLERTSARPTLDVNGMWSGYQGEGAKTVLPAKAGAKVSMRLVPDQDPKKIAKLFKKHVESLAPDTVSVEVTEHHGGHPAITDLSFYGLQAAADAFEEVYGIEPLFTREGGSIPIVADFQKVLGAQSILMGFGLNSDAIHSPNEKFALKDFYRGIRTSAKFFELLPEHS